The genomic region tacattatatattttccccaACAGTAATGAATTATTTGCCaagattttatggaattttcatacgttaagaaaaaaattgccaatacaaattaattttttttcctaatttgAAAAAAATTTCACCGTCAATATGAAATTTTCCTCCTAAAAATAATGTTAGATTCACCAGGAGTTTACACTTTTGCCCCAGGGACTTTACAAAGAAAGAGAACCAACTCATTACGGAGCATTTTTGCTTTTTTAGGTTTTTTGCTAGTATTAGCAATTGGAATCAATAtccttttctttttatatttttttattagaatCAATCCTTTTATTCTTGGAGTTTCCACACTTGTAGAAAATCAGGCAGGACATATTGATCAGATAATCGGCCCAGTACTCGATGTATATTTCCCTCCAGGTAATATGCCTAGAATTTACAATTCCTTGATAGTTAAAGATAACGATACAACTAGTCAGCCAATAAGTGTGACTTGCGAGGTACAACAATTATTAGGAAATAATAAGGTTAGAGCTATAGCTATGAGTGCTACAGATGGTTTGATGAGAGGAATGAAAGTAATTGATACAAGAGGTCCACTTAGTGTTCCAATTGGTGAAACTACTCTTGGAAGAATTTTTAATGTTCTTGGGGAACCTGTTGATGACTTAGGTCCTGTAGATGCTCTCACAATATCTCCTATTCATAGATCTGCTCCCGCCTTTACACAATTCGATACCAGATTTTCAATCTTTGAAAAAGGCATTAAAGTAGTGGATCTTTTAGCTCCTTACCGCCGTGGGGGGGAAATTGGATTATTTGGGGGAGCTGGAGTGGGTAAAACAGTGTTAATTATGGAATTAATCAACAACATTGCTAAGGCTCAAAGAATTCCATCACTTCCTTCAGGACGGGACGGCAATATCAAGCTCAAGACTAGGGGGTAGTTATCTTTAGAAATGACTCGTGTTGGATACTTTAGTGGATGTTGACAAGGTTGTATAATTTTTTCTCTGTTAGGCTTGTGCCCCTTCTGGCTTTgtatctcattttgtgattgaatgAATTTTTAtccttcttttaattttttttaaattctccaaaaaaaaaatacattatttcATATTTCAACtaattaaatatcatttttaaaacatatttataaatatcaatttttaattattcatcttaaattttcattattaaaattaaatttgaaaataaataataaataatatttattttaccatttataaaataatattacacaTCTCTCAAGATCAAATAGATGAAAGAAGAAGTTATCTTTTAACCTCACATTTGGCTCAAACGGCTTGTTTAAAACAAACTCCAATTTCTTTTAATCACCGTCACTTTCCATAACCAACCACAAGGCACAACGGCTATTTATATTTTAAAGTTTACGCACGGTGTACATTTCTATTGATATATTCTTTTGCGGTTGACCAAGAAGTGTGGAGGGTTGCAGAAATTTCTGCTATGAATTCGATTTTCTGCCTGGAAGATAATCAAATGTGATCATAAAACGAAGTTTTGTGAAATAAACGTCTTGTATAAGCATTAATTTTCAGAGTTTAACCAATTTGACAAGTATACCATGGACGGTGATAATATTCCTCGCGGTCCTATGGAGAGTGATGGCCTTCTTGAGAATAGTGGTTTTGAAGAGAATGGCTTTGATGTTCTTGAGAATGGTGATCGTGTGGAGAATGGGAGTCCTCTGGAGATTGGAGGTCTTGTTGAGAATGGTGGTCATGTACTGGACAATGGTGGCCCTCTTGAAAATGGTGGACCTCTTGAAAATGGTGGGCTTATGGAAAATGGTGGTCCTCCTGAGAATGGTTATCTTGTGGCAGCACTTTACGTTCTACTTTATGTCTTGCAAGCTGTTAATCGTATCATATGTTCTATACGCAGGATGATACGCCGTAGAACATTGCGCATGAGGAGAACAGAAAGGCAACAGTTGCCTCTGAGGATTAGAGATGATCATGAGTAAAGTAACAAACCAAAAGAAGAAACAAATTATCCTGAGGACGACAAAGAGAAAGGCAAAGCTGATCCTGAGGAGGACAAAGGCAAAGGCAAAGCTGATCCTATGGAGAATAGTGGTTTTGAACAGAATGGCTGTCCAGTTGAGAATGGTGGTCTTCCTGAAAATGGTGTTCCTATGGAGAAAATTACTAGAAAGGGAACATTGCGCTTGAGGGGAAAAAAAATGCAGCAGTCGCCTCTGAGGATTAGAGTTGTATCAGATGATGAACAGAGAAACcaaccaaaagaagaaaaagattatcCTGATCCGGCTGAGGAGGACCCGGATAGTAGTTCTGAAGATTAGAGAAAAATGCTTCAACCAAGTAAGAAAAATTGCTCTGATATTAAGTGTATAAAATGCCTAATTAACATGTAAGACAAATTGAAATGTATCAAATGCTTATCCTGAGAAGCACCCAAATAGCAGTTGTGAAGATTAGAGGAAATGCCTCAACCTTGAGGAAATATAAGTAAATATAATTGCTCTAAATTATGGTGTATCTGGGTGATCTGTATAAGGCTGAGCATTTCAGTAAACATATATAGGAAGTTTTTTATTTGATCTAGCTTAGCCTTACATGGTCTTTACACTGGTTTTATGCATCCTCGCTATATATATTAAGATAGATGTTGATAAATATTGGAGCTCTTCAAGATTTGTGGCATTAATTCCAAGAATATTTGTCACAACATTTTATCAAAGTCTTTTATGGTATTTTCTTTCTCTATTCGATTTGTGTCATTGATTCCAAGAAGATGTGTAAGGACATTCTATCAAAATCTTTTAAGGTATTTTGTTTGTTTATTCGATTTGTACAGTGTTCCCTTGTTTCTTAAAGAGTTTTCTGAttagaaaatacaagaaaccatcgAAACACAGCAAGGTGCTTCTAGTCTTCTGCTCTCAACAGAGTTTtctaaagaaaataaaaagacagtAGAATAGAAAATttgatagattttccaagattgTGTCCATATACATTCTTGTCCAAATCGTACTCAATTTTTGTCTTTTTCATTCTTTGTATATTAATTGGGTTAACAAATCTTGAATTAATAAGTAGTTCACCCTTTCCATTTTGAAACAAGTGGTAATATTCTTACTGTACATTTAACAAATGGGGAAGATTCGCAATGGTCTTAAATAGTTGCAAAACTATATTGTTGTGATTggtttttctttcaaaaaagttTTCTTCACATACATCTTATATTATAAACACTTGACTGTATGATATCTTTTATATATTCTGTAAACATTTATATGTATCATATCTTTTATATTTTCTGCAAACAATTATCTGTATGATATCTTCTATATTTTTCTGTATTGTTTACAGtaaatgttaaaagatttaaaaaaaatatatccgtGTGCTGATTGTCTAAGCTGTACTGTTTTTTCTGGATTACACGTCTCAGAACACCAATCCTTCATTTTCAATGTATAATTTCAGATTTCAAATGATGATTATTTAAAGATTGCAGGTAAAGTCTGGTGACAAAGAAGTTTACCAGAAAACTGTTAGATAAATGAATCTTGTAGTTACTTCTAGTGTTGATAATGAAAGTTCTCGATGTCTCAAAAAGTAGTTAGTCTGTTCTTAATCAGTTTTAATTGAATGTCAAATGTAAATCCATTTCTGTAGACTTTTATTGAACTTCAAGCTATATATTGCAATATCCATTTGTTAAATCAATCAGAATTACAATTAGTGTAACCTTTGTTTTGAATCATAGTAAgattatatatatagttttttcGTTCAGCATAGTATTTAGATTTGAtaataaaagaggggtaaaaatttattgaaaacagAGAAAGAGTAACAACAGAAGAGGACAAACAACCCAACACAGAACAACTACATCATAGACTTATCGTGACTAACAAGCTGATCCAGCACCTGGGACAACTCAGGAGAGAGTTGTCCCCTATCCTCAATAGACCAACCATCCCCAAACTCAGCAGCCTACTTGGTCAAATAGTCAGCCACCCTATTCCATTCCCCGGGAATATGCATGAAAGTGACAGACACACAAAACTCACAGAGCAAGAGAATCTGATGGATAATCATCTGAAGCTGCCAACTAACACCATCACAGCTCTGTTGGTTCAATAAAGTCACCGCAACCTGGGAATCAGACTCGAACACAATGTGCTGCCAACCAATAGAACAACAACACTCCAAAGCAACCAAGATAGCTAGAGCCTCCATATAATTGTTCATATGAAAACCCTTATAGATAGAAAAAAGAAATTGAACTTGCCCCAAATTGTCCTGTGCCACACCACCAATACCTGCATAACCAGGATTGCCTCTTGAAGACCCATCCGTGTTGAACTTGAGGATACCAGGAGGAGGAGGGCTCCAGTTACCAACTCTAGAAATCTTCTGCAGAGGGTGATGACAATGATTTCTGAAGAGTTGTCTAGTCTTCTACATACCATAATCCTGAATATCCCCCTAAAGAGGAAGATTAAAACGGTTACAGATATCAATCTCCCCAGAAGAAAGGCCTTAAGACAAATCACATTTATCCATATGTAATAGTCTCTCGAAGAGAATGGATAATATTCCGCCATACATGTTGAATAGCTAACCTAGCATCCTCAAAAAATCCGATGATTCCTCTCGAGCCAAATGTGCCAAATAATAAAAGAGGGCCCTAAAGACCAAAAAACTTTAAGAAAAGGGGTCTGAACAGGAGCCTGGCCCCAATGCTCCCAGAATTCAGCAAGGGAAGAAACATGCCAACAAGGGCATTTCAAATAGTCCCACCAGGAGTGCCAAATCCACTGAGAAAAAGAGCAATGAAAGAAAAGATGCGAGACTCTCTCCTCGCTATGATAGCATAGAACACACATAGAAGGCCCGCAAAAACCTCTCTTACACAAATTGTCCCAAGTAAGACACATGTTCTGGACCACCAACCACAAGAAAAGGTTACATTtgggccaagaaaaattattccacacatgcTTCCACCAAGGAACCTCCTCCCCACCATAAATTTGACCAATCAACTCCTTATAACCTGCAGCAACAAAATATTTTATCAAAGAATCACCAAAAACTGGAGGTGTGAAAGTTGGGGAAGACCAACACCCCAATCCTACACCAAAATCAAACCTTGGGAAACCTGAGCCTTAATAAAATGGCCAAGGCCCTCAGCCATGATGATAAACAGGTATGGTGAAAAAGGCTCACCTTGCCGCAAAACCTCTAGAAGCTCCAAATAACTGAGAAGGCTCCCCATTGATAAGAACATAAATAGACACAGAAGTCACACAGCTTATAACCCAACTAGCCCACTCTAAGGTGAAACCAAAGGCCAAAAGAACCTTGCGCAAGAGGCTCCaattcaccctatcataagctttggccatatcAAGTTTGATAAACATAGCTCTCTCCCTAGACACATACATGGAATGAAGGACTTCAGAAGCAATAACAACCCGATCAAGAATTTTTCGCCCAACCACAAAACCTCCCTATTCATCAGAAATTAAAGAAGGAGGCCATATTTTGAGCCTCTCTGCAATCAATTTGGTGATGATCTTATAAACAACATTGCATAAAGCAATAGGACGAAAAAAGAATCAAGTTGAGAAGCACCATCCTTTTTGGGGATAAGAACCAGGAAAGTAGAATTCATAGCCCAGAGCATTTGCTTACTATCATGAGACTCTTAGACAACTGCCAACAGATCCAACTTGATGATATCCCAAAATTCCTGAAAGAATTCAACAGGAAAGCCATCAGGTCTAGGAGCTTTACTTTTAGTCATCCCAAAAACAACTTCCTCTAATTCTGATAAAGAGACCTGGCTAGAAAGAGACTCATTTATCACATTTGTAACCATTAAAGGAATATAAGCAAGAATCATATTTTCCTCCATAGGAGCTTGGGGCACATCATCAGAGAAAAGGGTCGAATAATATTGAAAGGCTTCACGAGACATCGCCTAAAGGGAGGTAAGTTGAATGCCCTTAGAATTAATCAGGAAAGAAATAACACTCCTCTGTCGACGAGCCTGAATAGACTTGTGGAAAAAGGGAGTATTACAATCACCTTCCTAAAGCCAGTCAACCCTAGCCTTATGTTTCCAAAAGAcctcctccctaagctcccactcctccaAGTCCTTCAAAGCCCGAGACTCTGCCATACCCAACTCAACAGTGAAACGAGGTCTCGGATTTGCCGAGTAATAACATCAAGGCACTCTTAAGCTTCTCTTTTCCTACGAGAAAGATTGCCAAAACACCTCATGTTCCATATGTTAAGATGGTATTTCACAAACTATAACTTATTAACAAAAGTATACATAACTGTTCCATAggatgccccccccccccctcgccaCCACTGAACCATGACGTCACGAAGAGACTTATCACTGAGCCAAATGAGCTGAAACATAAAATGAGGATTCTTAGAGCCACTAACAAAACTAGCAGAAAACATGATAGGCCAATAATCAGAACCCCGCCAATCCATAATTTTTGAAGAAGAAAGCACCCTATCACCAACCCAAAAGCATGATaccaaaaatctatccaatctctttGAAATAGCCTCCTCCCCATATCTCTGATTATTCCAAGTAAATACCCCATTAGAAGGTTTGATATCACGTAAGCCAAGAAAATCAACATTCTCCTGAAAGATAACAGAAGAAGGGCCCAATCTAGCAAGCCCCCCCCCCCACTCTTTTAGCCAGACTAAGAACAGAGTTAAAGTCTCCAGCAAGGATCCAAGGAAGATAAGGGGAACAAAACCAAACATACCTAAGATGAGACCAAAGCTGAGCTTTACCCCAGATATTaataggagcataaacattagtaacCAGAATAACTTCACCTAATTCCAGACTAGAGGTAGCTAGAGAAATAGAAGACTGGCTAGAGATCAACCAAATAGGAGCATTCTTTCTCGGGTCCCAAAGAAGAGCCAGTCCACCTGAGTACCCCAAGGAACCAATACACTGACATTGGCCATTGGGCCACACAACTTGAGCTCGCTAAAACATGAGATCAACTGAAAGCTTGGTCTCTTGAACACAAAAAATATCTAGAAGATGAAAACCAACCAGATCCCGAATAGCTTTTTTTCGAGAGGGGCTATTCAACCCTtgcacattccaagaaataataatCATTTCAAGGATTGTGAAAAGTGAGAGTCAATAGGCTTCACCAACCCTGACTCCACCAACAAATCCTCGGTTGCATGCAAGTTCTCCTGATCCTTTTTCTTGCCCCCCTTGGAAATGTCCAAAGAACTCTTTTTGTGGGGCTGTTGAAACAAACCCAAATCCTGAGAAGGACCCTTACTCTTggtagatttcatagccttcttgGCCAAGTATGCCATAGAAAGATCATCCTACATGATCTCAGAAGCCACTCGATTCTGCTCCTTCTGATTTGAATTAATAAGTTGATGGGCCTGAGGCCTCTAAGATGTTGGGACATCACAATCAACCGCTGCAGGGACATTGGAACCCACTTCTCCTGAAAACATATTAGCAGAAACCCCTTCCTCCATTGCCAAAACCTCAAAACGATTGAACTCCTCCTCATTTTTCCTATCCTTAAGGGACCTCTTTTGCCCTCATCCTTTAGTGCGCGGCTTAACCAGCTCAAATTCATCCCCTCTAGAAACCCCCTCTGATACATGAAATTTTCCTTTGTCTCCCTTATCCCTCGAAACATGCGGAGTTTTAGAGTAAGTATTACCTGCAACAGGTTTAGAAACCTAAGGATATTGATGCTGAAGATGCCCATATTCATGACAAACATGGCATCTGAATGGAAAGGATCCATAATCTAGTTGTTGAACCCAAGATGATGAACCTAAACCAATCTTCATAAAATCTGGCAAGCATATTATTTAGATTTAAACATCATTTTTTAAGCACATTTCATCTGAAATTATCCTAACTTCTTCAATAagattgatttattgatttattaatgAGTCATCTAAACAAATAGTTGTTAAATTATCAAAACTTATTGTCACGTTGTGTCTCCTGCATAAtacaattgttgttgttgttattagtatttgtcgttaggctagtactattgcaatcggttgcACCCAATTTTTATTATCTCGTTATTATTGAATTGTTTTTCCACCAATTACACCTACGAATTTTTTCTtctatgtttattttttaattttcaaatggtTAGATgtatgatttttaagttttcaaattacagaaattatttttcttcaatctaattggctcaaataatttgcatcttattacagGATTTCCCGAGCCACTTTCTACATCATTTTTTTAAGGCAAATTTCTAGGTCAATAAATAATATTTActatgttttagttttcttttcaaaCTATTTTGAatctatatgtatataattatatatttaagtaACAGTttaagatttaaaaataaattattcttagtatttaatacattttattaataataattaatcacCAAACCCTCtaaatattgaataaaattaccTTGAATAAACTTACAATATTTATATacattaaaagaaaactaaacatCATTTTACTAGTTACAAAATTATTATTAACATTTTATCTCTTGTACCACATTCAAAATTATCTGTAATGATTTAACCAATTAATCCTTCAGCATATATTATATAATGAATACTATGAAAACTATTGtcaaaaactaaaaataataataataattaaacaagTACAATATTTATATACACTAAAAGTAAAAACTAACACcattttatcaattatattgtTAACTATTTATCTCTTTTATCACATTCAAAATTACCTCTAAAATTCAACCAATTAATCTTTCATGATATCTAGGAGATATTATATAATAAATGCTATGAAAACTATTGTCAAACTATAAAAATAATAACAAGATTGGTAGATTGACAAATATATTGTTTTATTATAAAATGTATACAAGATTGTTAGgttgacaaaaaaattattttattttaaaatgtattCAAATATTGTTGCttatatttgaaattaaaaaatattaaatttttcataaaatttataaaatgttAATCTAAAATCTTTATTACATATTTTTCACAACTAGAAAAAATatctcaaaataatatttaaaatattaaatttaaaatcacattcaataatcatttttttcttattaatataactttgaaataataaaaaaattaaactatgtaaaattaattcaataaatatacCTAATTGAATGTTAACTATAAATGTAATTGAATCCTAAATTCAATTAACCCTAATTATAATACTAATTGAATGGTTGAATGTTAATTATTAGTAAAATATTTTTCTATCcgatattaatataaaaaaattaaacaaaactaATAATATCACTAGATATAACAAtatattagggttcaattttcttgtattttatttatctaatataCTAGTTGCACTTATAATTGCTATCAACCAAAATTGAATCCTAATATTAAAACaacaagtactagccactacgtggcacttgtttatTTTATGTTGTGAGAAGAGAAATTTAAGATGAGATGTTAATGAAACATTACATAGTTGAGTGGTGAGAATAAAAATGGAACTATAGTTGAGTGCACTAGAAGTATGCTCAAACAAAAAAACTCTCTAATAGATTGTAGATTGAAGTTACAAGTAAATAGTTGTACATTTGTGAAATATAAGTCCAAACAAACTTTTAGAGAATGAAACTCAATATGAGGCTTTCACTAGTCATAAATGAATTGTTAGTCATTTGAGCATATATTAAAAGAAAACAGAAGGAAAATTGATGCAAAGTTAGTCAAATGGATTTTCATTTGTTATTTTTTCAATCATAAGGATTACAAAAGGAATGATGATGTTAGAGTTCATAAAGTATTTATAAGTAGGGATGTTATGTTTCATGAATACATGGATGATATTCAAGATGAAGATAGTTCAAATTCATGGAAACTAGTTAAAATTTACATTAATAGTTAATAAACTATAAATAAAAAGATGACGCTCAAAGTGGAATTAAATCTACAATTATGATGAGTATAAAAAAAAATAGTGGAACTACTCTAATAAGTAATGAAGCACTATGAAGATCAATGAGCTATATTAAGGCACTGATCAAATATAGGGAACATGCTTCAATGAACTAAGTATTGAGTGGAGGTGAATATATTAAACTTGAAGAAGTTAAGGATCACAAAGAACAAATGACTACTAAGAAAAATATGAATCTATTATGAAAAATGACACTTGGGAATTAATTGAATTACCCACAAATAAAATTCGTGTAAGCTAAAAATAGTAGTTCAAATATAAGTTCAACATTGATGATAGAATAGGCAAATTTAAGGCTGCATTGGTTGTAAATATTTATTCACAAAATGAAGGAGTAGATTATGAGGGGACATTTACACTAGAAGCTAAAATAAAAACCATTCTAGGCTAATGATTGCAATATCTACTGAATACATATGGTGtttacatcaaatggatgtcaattcAAATATAGACTCAACATTGATGGTAGTGTAGGAAAAATTTAAAGCTACACTTGTTGTAAACATATATTCACAAaatgaaggaatagattatgagggcacatttgcactagtagctaaaataaaaatcataataGGCTAATTATTGCAATATATCCTAAATACAATTGGTGtttacatcaaatggatgtcaattcAACATTTTGAATGGtgatataaaagaaaaaaattatgtttctCAATGAAAAAGTTTTATAAAGGACAAATGTAAATAAATCTTGTAGATACGTTAAAGAAAGCATTGTACAATTTTAAAAATATCCAAAGGTTTGTTGAAAAAATATTATGTTTCTCAATGAAAAAGTTTTATAAAAGACAAATTTAAAAGAATCTTGTATATAGGTTAAAGAATGCATTGTACATTTTTAAACAATATCCAAAGGTCTGTGAAATTAACAATTTCTTTCTTCAAGAAGATTTAATCAAAGGTAAGACCAAATTTATACATAAAGAGAGATGGGCATGGGAATGTTGTTTTGATTTCATTGTGTGTTGATGATTTAATCATTATAAAAAGTCTTATAAgcatattttttgaaataaaaaaaaaaatcgtgtattaatttaaaataaagaatCTTGGAAAAATATTGAATTATTGCTTGTCTTAAGCTATGAAAGAAGGATGTTAAAAGTTTGATTACTCAAAGTAAGTATAGAAAGGAATTGATCGAAGAGTTTTAACATACAATGTTGTGAAATCAATCTCTACTTCATTTGAATAGAATAGTGTTTTTTCCACTACTGACTATGCAAATGGAAGTAAATAACACTTTGTATATATAGATACTCAGAAGTTTGAATTACTAAAATTTTAAGAAAACTTAATATTGAATATTTAGTGAACATACGTAGTCAATTGATGATGAAGCCACAAAAGACATAATGGAAAGTATCCAAGAGAGTTATTTGATGCCTAAAGAAAATTATTAAATTTGATAATGTTGAGTGACAAATTATTTAGGTTTTAAGTGGACAAGTGATTTAGATGATAGAAAATTGACCACTAGATTGTGTCTTAGATTAGTGATAATTAAAATAAGAACTTTCTTCTTCTCAATTGAAATATAATACATTATGTAATGTAGTATATGAAATTATTTGGCTAAGAAACATTCTTTAAAATatgagaaaaaagaaagaaatgccAACAACTACTGAATATGAATTTAATTCATTATGTCAGATTAAAATATTGTAAGCTTAACATATTTTTAAGATATTCAATCACATGAGATAGAGTTGATGCATTGTAACATTAAAAATATACAATTAATGCATTTAGTAAACCATTGTGCACTTCGTGAAAACTTTTGCATAATGTAAGGGCATGCTACAAGTCGAGAATAAAATATAGTTCTTAAGAAAGGGAGAGTGTTAGGGTAAAGAATAACTAAATGTTCGAATATTAGCATTTAGTTTCAATAAGAGTTGTAGTTATCTTGTTCTCAATTAATTTGAGTTGGCTGTAAAGTGTAGATCCACTAATATAAGGCTTTATTAAACTGTTAGTGTAGAACTTATATTATCACATTGTTATATTGTGATTAATAAGTGTTTGAGGAAGTTATTATAACTGTGCAGTGTACCGTCCTTGTTTATATATGCTTTTTTGTATTTCATCAAAGATATACAGTGAATAAATAAAATTTTCACTACTTAACCTCACATGGTATGGTATCATAGCAGTGTTAAAATCCTCTGCCTATTATGTTAGTGCAATTTTATATGTTGTGTTGCAATTCAAGGTTGAACATGGCGTGAATGACAAGAAACATTAGTAGGAAACAACTGATCATCTTTACACGCTTTTTTTTCATCCCAAGTGTAGGTTCTAGAGGCATCTAGAAtggcagattgaagaagttggtggaGAAAGATTAGTTTTAGGGAAATGCATTTGACAGGTGTAATGCCAAACCCATAATACACAGGACATGTGACCTATTTGACAGAATACCTTGAAGAATTGTTGTCTTATAGAAACATCGCCATTGTTGATGCAATATTTTACAAGCTTAACTCACATCACtatgtttgaaaggtattttgtCAAGACTTAACCTGCACTTTGTCATGTTTTGCGAGAAGATAGTTGACAAAGAGTGCCAGTGGAATTCGTGTGTACGGAAATGCACATCCAAAACTTAGAGGTCATTGTATAATTTGATTATTCCTTCTAATGGTTGATCAAGATAAGTGAAAATCCAAGAATAAGAAATCCTAGAGTTAATTCTCTATTGTGTCCTTTTATATTTTATGAAAATAGAGTAGGTTGGGACAAGAATTTGCACCTTCAAATGTATGATCATCACAATAGAAGGTAACCTATCCAACATTAGGCATATGTTCAGGACATGCATTGTATTAGTGCATATTTTGTCACTTTTCACAACTATTTTGTTGTAAGGACAATTGGCTTCTTTCGAGTAATTGTTGAGAGGTTATTAAGATCAATGGAGAGGAGACCTAACTCAAGTCATGAGTATAATTGGGGTGAAGGCTTCATCCATTCATACTACATTGTATTTAGGTTGTATGGTTcccctcaagctcctcatattttgCCAAGATTTGTGCTTCCAAGAATTGCATTTCTTAAAATTATGTGGCAATTAATGTGGGTTGAAAAGGAACACATGGATATTCAAAACAAGGGCATCGACTTGGCCTGCTACATGGAGTTTTTTTCTCTAGTCTACTCCTTTAATTGCTTTCAATTTTGAAAGATTTATTGAGAGAATTAGAAATAATCTGTTGAATTGTTATAAATTGCAATATTTTTATCAAAGGAGGAAAAAAAGGGATTCTTATGAAGCTGGAAGTAGAGAGAAAAATAATACATCCCAACTTTAAAGGTTTGTATGAAAAggttgaaaatttatataaaaaatccTCCATGGAGGAAGAAAGACCAATTTATAAGCCACCAAAAGAGAAAGTTCCCAAGATCATTGACATTGAAATAATTGAGCAAGATGCTCAATCTATTCAAGCACCCCCTCTAAGCCCATCACGACAATAGCAATCAAAAAGGAAAAAGGTTGAGGAGCAACAACCACCACTAGTTCAATAACCCATGACTACATAAGAAGAAACAAAGCAGATAATTGAGAATATGGGCCCACTAGGTGATGATGAAGAAGTGGATTGACCAATGA from Cryptomeria japonica chromosome 3, Sugi_1.0, whole genome shotgun sequence harbors:
- the LOC131033602 gene encoding ATP synthase subunit beta, chloroplastic-like, which codes for MAWILAETTDIGKKEVIIFTECDAEPTIHHVNNLTECLEEMRINPFILGVSTLVENQAGHIDQIIGPVLDVYFPPGNMPRIYNSLIVKDNDTTSQPISVTCEVQQLLGNNKVRAIAMSATDGLMRGMKVIDTRGPLSVPIGETTLGRIFNVLGEPVDDLGPVDALTISPIHRSAPAFTQFDTRFSIFEKGIKVVDLLAPYRRGGEIGLFGGAGVGKTVLIMELINNIAKAQRIPSLPSGRDGNIKLKTRG
- the LOC131873949 gene encoding uncharacterized protein LOC131873949; this encodes MSREAFQYYSTLFSDDVPQAPMEENMILAYIPLMVTNVINESLSSQVSLSELEEVVFGMTKSKAPRPDGFPVEFFQEFWDIIKLDLLAVGGFVVGRKILDRVVIASEVLHSMYVSRERAMFIKLDMAKAYDRVNWSLLRKVLLAFGFTLEWASWVISCVTSVSIYVLINGEPSQLFGASRGFAARL